The following is a genomic window from uncultured Propionivibrio sp..
CATCCCGACCAGGCATCAAAGCTCCGGAAATTCAAGCGGCGCGACGATCAGTGGTAAAATTGCCGGTTTTATTATCAACCATTTGCCGTCATGCTCACCAGCACCGTACGGCACGTACCGAATCAGACGAGGTAAGCATGGCCGGACATTCCAAATGGGCCAACATCCAGCACCGCAAAGGCCGTCAGGACGAAAAGCGGGGAGCTGCCTTTTCCAAGATCGCCAAGGAAATCACTGTCGCTGCCAAGATGGGTGGCGGCGACCCGGGCTTCAACCCCCGCCTGCGCATGGCAGTCGACAAGGGCAAGGCCGTCAACATGCCCAAGGACAAGATCGAAAACGCGATCAAGAAGGGCACGGGCGAACTCGAGGGCGTCGACTACATCGAGATTCGTTACGAAGGCTATGGCATCGGCGGCGCCGCTGTCATGGTCGATTGCCTGACGGACAACCGCACCCGTACCGTCGCCGACGTGCGCCACGCGTTCAACAAGCACGGCGGCAACATGGGTACCGACGGCTGCGTCGCTTTCCAGTTCAAGCACTGCGGCCAACTGCTGTTCGCGCCAGGTACCGATGAAGCGGCCCTGATGGACGCGGCAATCGAAGCCGGCGCCGAGGATGTCATCACCAACGATGACGGCTCGATCGAAGTCATCACCCCGCCAGCCGACTACATGGCCGTCAAGGACGCGCTCGAAGCTGCCGGATTCACCGCCGAATTCGGACAGGTGACGATGAAGGCCGAGAACGAAACCGAACTGACCGGAGAGGATGCCGCCAAGATGCAGCGACTCCTCGACGCACTCGAAAGCCTGGACGACGTGCAGGAAGTCTATACCAGCGTTGTCATCGGCGACTGAAGCACCCCGGACAGAGATCACCGACGGCGCTACGGCGCCGTTTTTTTCGATCGCGGACCGTGGTGGCATTCCCGCTCAAGCGATGGATTGCGCCCCTTCAGCCAAGCAGGCGGAAGTTTCGGACAAAATCCTCGAAGGCATCTGCCGGCATCGGTTGCGCGATGAAATACCCCTGCGCTTCGTCGCAATCGCGATCGTAGAGATACGCCATCTGTTCGGCCGTTTCGACCCCCTCGGCGATGGTCCGCATGCCGAGACTGCGCGCCATGCTGATAATCGCCTCGACGATGGCTTTGTCATCGGGATCGCTGGAGATGTCGCGCACGAAGGACTGATCGATCTTGAGCTTGTACGCCTTGAAGCGCTTGAGATAACTGAGCGAAGAATACCCTGTACCGAAATCGTCAATCGACAGGCGCACGCCGCGTTCGTGCAGATCCTCCATCAACTGGATTGCCTCGTTCGGATTCCCCAGCGCCACGCCCTCGGTCAATTCGAGTTCCAGACAATCGTGCGGCAACCCATATTCGGCAAGGATCTGCGTGATCAGGTCAGGCAGTCCGCCGCGCAAGAACTGGACGGCAGAAATATTCACCGCCATGACAAGCGGATTGAACAAATCCGCACCTGACGATTGCCAGGCTTTCAACTGCCGGATCGCAGTCCGCAACACCCATTCACCGACGGCAAGAATCAGGCCGCTGTCCTCGGCAATCGGAATGAATTCGCTCGGTGAGATAGTGCCGAACTCGGGATGCGTCCAGCGCAACAGAGCCTCGACGCCGACCACGCGATTCGTTTCGAGCGATATCTGCGGCTGATAGTGCAACTGCAACTGTCCCGACTCCAGCGCCCGTCGCAAAGCATTCTCAAGACTCAGGACACGATCGGAATGCTCCTGCATTTCCCGGGTGAAGAAGCGGAACGTATTGCGCCCGGCATCCTTGGCGCGATACATCGCGGCGTCGGCACAGCGTGACAACACCTCATAGTTGCTCCCGTCATCCGGATAGATCGCGACCCCCATCGATGGCGTCACGATCAATTCGTGCTGATCAACGCGATACGGCTGCGACAGCGCCGCCATGACCTTTTCTGCCACGCGCGAAGACCCTTTGACGCCGGTATCGGGCAAGACAAGGATAAACTCGTCGCCACCGAGACGCGCCACCGTGTCATCCTCGCGCAAGGTCTCGCGCAAACGCCCGGCGACCTGAATCAACAATTCGTCGCCGACCCGGTGCCCCAGAGAATCGTTCACATTCTTGAAGCGATCGAGGTCGATGAACACGAGTGACATACGCTCGCCGTTACGACTGACGCGATTGAGCACCTGGCTGACGCGGTCTTCGAGCAAACGGCGATTCGGCAACCCGGTCAACGCATCGAAATGCGCCAGCCGCTGAATATGCTGCTGGCTTTGCCGCTGCTCGGAGATGTCACGGAACATGACAACGTTATGACTGGCTTGTCCGTCGGCATCGAGCACCCGACTGATCGACAACAACTGCGGAAACACCTCGCCGTTCTTGCGACGAGCAAACATTTCGCCCTGCCAGGTCCCCGTGCGACGAATCTCGTCGAACAGCACCGGATAGCGTTCAACATCTTCGGGGCTCGCCGCCAGAACCACTGGCGACTTTCCGAGCACCTCGGCTTCCTCGTAGCCGGTAATTTCGGTGAAGGCTCGATTAACCTTGAGGATTGCGTGGCCCGGATCGGAAATGACCACTGCTTCGGCGCTCTGTTCGAACACCTGCGCCGCCAGGCGCAGTTCCGCCTCCGCCTTCGTTCTTGCCTGCTCCTTGACGAACTGGGTCATGGCAAAGCTAACGTCCTGCGCCATTTCGGTGAGCAAAGCGCGGATCTGTTCGTCGAACGCAGCAACTTCGGTCGAAAACAGGACCAGCGCGCCCACCGCCGTACCGCCGCGATACAACGGCAACGCGGCTGCCGATCGCCAGTGATGCGCTTCGGCAAACTCGCGCCACGGCATAGCCGACGCCTCGTTGAGGTAATCCTGCATCCAACACGGCGCTTCGTTGCGAATCGCGATGCCGGTCACCCCATGCCCATGCGGCTTGTCTGGATCAGCTGAAACCTGCGAGCGCGCCAGGAAATCGGCGCCGACACCATAACTTGCGACGGGACGAACCCACTTGCTGACGGGGTCAAGCATTCCGACCCATGCCATTTGCATTCCACCGTAATCGACGGCAAAGCGGCAGATTTGCGGGAACAGTTCATCCTCGCTGGTGCAGCGAACAATCGCCTGATTCGTCTCGCTCAAGGCCGAATAGATACTGGTCAGCCGCCGAATGCGGATTTCCGCCACTTTTTGCGCAGTCACGTCACGGGCAGCAGCAAAGAAGAATTCGGGCTTCCCATCGACATCACGTACGGACCGAATATTGACTTCGGCATGAAGCACGCTACCGTCCTTGCGGACAAAACGCTTGTCGATCAATTCGCTGTCGCTCTCGCCCCGCTCAAGCCGTCCGAAGGCGTCGGCGGTGACGCCGATATCGTCGGGATGACACACATCCTGCCAACGCAGATTCAGCATTTCATCGCGCGTGTACCCGAAGAGCTGACACAGGTAATCGTTCACCATGCTCCAACTGTCCGAAGACAGCGGTCGCATTGAAATACCGACAAAAGGCATATCGTAGAAGCGACGCAGCATCGCATCTGAACGCGCCGCCGAAACGAGCTGGCGGGTCTGGTCGCGCAAACGCCACAGCCGGGCGATGACGGCACCGACGACGAGCACGGCAAGCAAGGTCACCGCCCCCACGCTGTACCCCAGACTGCGCAGCGGCGCCCGTGCTTCATCGCACGCCTGCTGGGCGACGAGGACCCAGTCGGTTCCCGCCACCGGTCGGAACGCGGCATACACCGTCTCGCCGCGATGCCCCATCGCTCTCGCTGTCCCCGGACGAAACGCCTCCAGCGCGACCGCAGCAACGGCCGCCTCATTGGAAGAAAGCGACCGGCGTGGCACGAGCGTAACCGAAGCGCGGAGCGTTTCGCTCAGATAGTCCGCGTTCGTGCCAGCGCGACGGACCAGGAAGGTTTCGCCGCTACGACTGGTCGTCGGCCATCCCCGCAAGAGCGGCAACAGAAAATCTTCGGTCGCAGCACCCAGGATCAGGAAGCGTGCGGCATGAGGATCTACCGCATCTGTGCGCGGGAGGCCAATCACGACATCGACATGGCGTACGCCGCCTGAATCGACAATCAGTCTGGAAAAGGAACGCTCGCCACCGTCGCCCAGCCCGACCGGCAGCGCCGACAAAGTCTCCGGGGCAATGCTTCGACGACGCCCCGAACTGAGCAGCAGTTCGCCGCTACCGCCGACCAACTGCAGCGAATCGTATCGCCCTTCCTCCTGCGCCACGGCGAACAGCGCGTCGAACGCCTGCGTCGCGCGCTCACCGTCGTCCTGCCGCAAGGCCTTCGCGAGATCGGAAAAAGCGGGCGACGACGCGAGCGCCCGGGCACGGTCCTGACGCTCGCCGAGCCAGGCTTCCAGATGCGCCGTCTTCAGCGCCGCGATCGAAGCAAGATGGTCATAGGTCTTGTGCTCAAGCTGGGGGCCGTGCACACGGACCGCCAGATAGGCGGCAAGGGGCACGAAACAGGCCAGGAGCAACATGATCGACAGACGCACAAAAGCACCGGCAGAACGTAGCACCGGATGCGCTGCAACATCAATTGTCGATAAAGGCTGGCGACTGTCCATGAAGGCTGACTGTTGTTTTAGAAAGTGTCCACTTCAGGTCAGCCAGCATCATAGGGGAGAAGCCGAAATTTACAAACCTAATTTGCACCACAAGGCATCGACGCGCTGCTTTACCGTCTCATCCATGACGATCGGGCGCCCCCATTCACGCGTGGTTTCGCCCGGCCACTTGTTCGTCGCATCGATACCCATCTTGCTGCCGAGGCCGGCCACTGGACTGGCGAAATCGAGATAATCGATTGGCGTATTTTCTGCGATCAGAGTATCGCGCGCCGCATCGACTCGCGTCGTCATCGCCCAGATCACTTCCTTCCAGTCGCGGATATTCACATCGTCGTCGACGACGATGATGAACTTGGTGTACATGAACTGCCGCAGAAAACTCCAGATACCGAACATTACCCGTTTGGCATGGCCCGGATATTGTTTCCGGATGCTCACCGTCGCCAGGCGATACGAACATCCCTCGGGAGGCAGATAGAAATCGACGATTTCGGGATATTGCTTTTGCAGCAGCGGCACGAAAACCTCGTTGAGTGCCACCGCCAGCATTGCCGGTTCGTCCGGCGGCTTCCCGGTGTACGTGCTGTGGTAGATCGGGTTCCTGCGCATCGTGATGCGTTCGATCGTCAGCACAGGAAACGTCGATTGCTCGTTGTAATAGCCGGTGTGGTCGCCGTAAGGCCCCTCGAGCGCCGTCTCGGCCGGGTCGATAACCCCCTCCAGGACGATTTCGGCCAAGGCAGGCACTTGCAGGTCGGAGCCCAGGCACTTCACCAGTTCAGTCTTGGCGCCACGCAGCAAACCGGCAAACTGATACTCGGAAACATTATCCGGCACCGGCGTCACCGCTCCGAGAATCGTCGCAGGATCGCAACCGAGGACGACCGCAACAGGGAAAGGCTTGCCCGGATGTTGCAGGCAGTGATCACGAAAATCGAGCGCACCGCCCCGATGGGCGAGCCAGCGCATGATCACCTTGTTGGGTCCAATTACCTGCTGCCGGTAAATCCCCAGATTCTGCCTCGTCTTGGCGGGACCACGCGTGACCGTCAGGCCCCAGGTAATCAGCGGCGCCACATCGCCTGGCCAGCAGTGCTGTACTGGCAAGCGCGACAAATCGACATCGGCGCCTTCCCAGACGATTTCATGGCACGCTGCCGAGGAAACGACCTTGGGCGCCATATTAAGCACCTGCCGCAACACCGGCAGTTTTTCCCAGGCATCCTTGAGCCCCTTGGGCGGCTCCGGTTCCTTGAGGTAGGCAAGCAGCCTGCCCACCTCACGCAGCGCCTCGACCGAAGACTCTCCCATACCCAAGGCCACTCGCCTCGGTGTCCCGAAAAGATTACCGAGCACCGGCACGCTATGCCCCTTCGGCTTCTCGAACAAAATCGCCGGACCGCCGGACCGCAGGACGCGGTCGCAGATTTCCGTCATTTCCAGATGCGGATCGACCTCGACGCCAATCCGCTTGAGTTCGCCGAGTTGTTCCAACTGCGTGATGAAATCGCGCAAATCGTGATATTTCATGATCGTGTCGGCGCGTCGCGCCAAAGGAAAGTAAACGGAAAAAAACCTGCCGCCATCGGCGGCAACTCAGAACAGTAGCGCGTTCATGCGCAGGTAGTCCAGAACAATGCCGGCAAAAATACTGGCACCGACCCAGTTGTTATGCAGGAACGCGCGAAAGCAGCGCACCGTATCGCGCTCGCGGATCAACGTGAAGTGGTATCCGGCCAAAACGACGGCGACGCCCAGTCCGAGATAAAACCCGCCCCCCATCCCGTACTGTGCGCCGACCCAGCCAATCAGGCCGAATGCGGCGGCGTAGCAGGCCATCACAGCGACGACATCGTAACGACCGAACGTAATCGCCGAGGTGCGGATGCCGATCTTCAGATCGTCGGCACGATCGACCATCGCATACTCGGTATCGTAGGCAATCGCCCAGAACACGTTGGCAAGCAACAAGAGCCAGGCAGACAAAGGAATGGCATCGAGCTGAACGGCAAATGCCATCGGAATACCGAAACCAAAGGCCACGCCGAGATATGCTTGTGGAATAGCAAGAAAACGCTTGGTCAACGGATAGCTGGCCGCAAGAAACAGCGCCGGAACCGACAAGGCCAGCAGATAAAACGAGCGTAAAGGCAGAATCAGCAGGAAGGCGACGATCGACAGCACTGCAAACAACACCAGCGCTTCCCGCGACGACACCAATCCTGCCGCAAGAGGCCGCGCCTTCGTACGGGCGACATGCGGATCGAAATCGCGATCGGCCAGGTCGTTGATGACACACCCTGCCGAACGCATGAGAACGGTACCGCAGACAAAGACGAAGACCACGCCCCAATCCGGACGGCCTTGCGAAGAAAACCAGAGCGCCCACAAGGTGGGCCACAAGAGCAGCAGAATGCCGATCGGCTTGTCCAGGCGCATGAGGCGCAGATACAGCGGCAGGCGCTCTTTCAACGAAAAATGAGTGGCAGTCATGCCGGTATTTTAGCCGCGCAGGGCGCGCCCGAACCAATGACGACAGCGTTGCAGGTATTCCGGATCGCAGACAAAGAGAAACCCGGCCATCAGGATATTGGTAATGGCCGCCAACCCGAACAGGGCAGGAATCGACAGGCCGCCGCCCAACAGCGCTGCGGCTCCCAGGGCGCCGACGACCATGAAGAGCGCGTTGAGAATATTATTCGTGGCAATGAGTCGGGCACGATGATCTGGATCGCCGCGCACCTGAAT
Proteins encoded in this region:
- a CDS encoding YebC/PmpR family DNA-binding transcriptional regulator: MAGHSKWANIQHRKGRQDEKRGAAFSKIAKEITVAAKMGGGDPGFNPRLRMAVDKGKAVNMPKDKIENAIKKGTGELEGVDYIEIRYEGYGIGGAAVMVDCLTDNRTRTVADVRHAFNKHGGNMGTDGCVAFQFKHCGQLLFAPGTDEAALMDAAIEAGAEDVITNDDGSIEVITPPADYMAVKDALEAAGFTAEFGQVTMKAENETELTGEDAAKMQRLLDALESLDDVQEVYTSVVIGD
- a CDS encoding EAL domain-containing protein — its product is MLRSAGAFVRLSIMLLLACFVPLAAYLAVRVHGPQLEHKTYDHLASIAALKTAHLEAWLGERQDRARALASSPAFSDLAKALRQDDGERATQAFDALFAVAQEEGRYDSLQLVGGSGELLLSSGRRRSIAPETLSALPVGLGDGGERSFSRLIVDSGGVRHVDVVIGLPRTDAVDPHAARFLILGAATEDFLLPLLRGWPTTSRSGETFLVRRAGTNADYLSETLRASVTLVPRRSLSSNEAAVAAVALEAFRPGTARAMGHRGETVYAAFRPVAGTDWVLVAQQACDEARAPLRSLGYSVGAVTLLAVLVVGAVIARLWRLRDQTRQLVSAARSDAMLRRFYDMPFVGISMRPLSSDSWSMVNDYLCQLFGYTRDEMLNLRWQDVCHPDDIGVTADAFGRLERGESDSELIDKRFVRKDGSVLHAEVNIRSVRDVDGKPEFFFAAARDVTAQKVAEIRIRRLTSIYSALSETNQAIVRCTSEDELFPQICRFAVDYGGMQMAWVGMLDPVSKWVRPVASYGVGADFLARSQVSADPDKPHGHGVTGIAIRNEAPCWMQDYLNEASAMPWREFAEAHHWRSAAALPLYRGGTAVGALVLFSTEVAAFDEQIRALLTEMAQDVSFAMTQFVKEQARTKAEAELRLAAQVFEQSAEAVVISDPGHAILKVNRAFTEITGYEEAEVLGKSPVVLAASPEDVERYPVLFDEIRRTGTWQGEMFARRKNGEVFPQLLSISRVLDADGQASHNVVMFRDISEQRQSQQHIQRLAHFDALTGLPNRRLLEDRVSQVLNRVSRNGERMSLVFIDLDRFKNVNDSLGHRVGDELLIQVAGRLRETLREDDTVARLGGDEFILVLPDTGVKGSSRVAEKVMAALSQPYRVDQHELIVTPSMGVAIYPDDGSNYEVLSRCADAAMYRAKDAGRNTFRFFTREMQEHSDRVLSLENALRRALESGQLQLHYQPQISLETNRVVGVEALLRWTHPEFGTISPSEFIPIAEDSGLILAVGEWVLRTAIRQLKAWQSSGADLFNPLVMAVNISAVQFLRGGLPDLITQILAEYGLPHDCLELELTEGVALGNPNEAIQLMEDLHERGVRLSIDDFGTGYSSLSYLKRFKAYKLKIDQSFVRDISSDPDDKAIVEAIISMARSLGMRTIAEGVETAEQMAYLYDRDCDEAQGYFIAQPMPADAFEDFVRNFRLLG
- the ubiD gene encoding 4-hydroxy-3-polyprenylbenzoate decarboxylase, translated to MKYHDLRDFITQLEQLGELKRIGVEVDPHLEMTEICDRVLRSGGPAILFEKPKGHSVPVLGNLFGTPRRVALGMGESSVEALREVGRLLAYLKEPEPPKGLKDAWEKLPVLRQVLNMAPKVVSSAACHEIVWEGADVDLSRLPVQHCWPGDVAPLITWGLTVTRGPAKTRQNLGIYRQQVIGPNKVIMRWLAHRGGALDFRDHCLQHPGKPFPVAVVLGCDPATILGAVTPVPDNVSEYQFAGLLRGAKTELVKCLGSDLQVPALAEIVLEGVIDPAETALEGPYGDHTGYYNEQSTFPVLTIERITMRRNPIYHSTYTGKPPDEPAMLAVALNEVFVPLLQKQYPEIVDFYLPPEGCSYRLATVSIRKQYPGHAKRVMFGIWSFLRQFMYTKFIIVVDDDVNIRDWKEVIWAMTTRVDAARDTLIAENTPIDYLDFASPVAGLGSKMGIDATNKWPGETTREWGRPIVMDETVKQRVDALWCKLGL
- the ubiA gene encoding 4-hydroxybenzoate octaprenyltransferase, whose protein sequence is MTATHFSLKERLPLYLRLMRLDKPIGILLLLWPTLWALWFSSQGRPDWGVVFVFVCGTVLMRSAGCVINDLADRDFDPHVARTKARPLAAGLVSSREALVLFAVLSIVAFLLILPLRSFYLLALSVPALFLAASYPLTKRFLAIPQAYLGVAFGFGIPMAFAVQLDAIPLSAWLLLLANVFWAIAYDTEYAMVDRADDLKIGIRTSAITFGRYDVVAVMACYAAAFGLIGWVGAQYGMGGGFYLGLGVAVVLAGYHFTLIRERDTVRCFRAFLHNNWVGASIFAGIVLDYLRMNALLF